Part of the Tidjanibacter massiliensis genome is shown below.
TCGAATCCATCGCCCGCAGCTTCGGCTATATCTACGGCCGGGAAAAGAACATCCGTATCAACACGGTCTCGCAGTCACCCACTCCCACGACCGCCGGCAGCGGAGTGATGGGTCTCGAAAACCTGATGGATTTCGCCGAACGCATGTCGCCGCTGGGCAACGCCACCGCGGCGGAGTGCGCCGACTACATCATTACGCTCTTCTCCGACCTCACGCGGAAAGTCACCATGCAGAACCTCTACCACGACGGAGGATACTCCAGCATGGGCATGAGCATGCAGGCGATGCACATCTACAACGAGGGTCTCGAATACCGCGACGTCAAGAACGACAAGTCGCGCCGCCGCAACAAATAGAAGACGCCCGCCACAAACGCATGGGGGAGAGGTTTCGGCCTCCCCCTTGATGTCATACGACTATACCGGCCTCTCTTCCCCGCCTTATGGCGACAGAAACCCGGCAGCAAGCAAACAACAAGCCGCGCAGGCTGTCGTAAGACAACCTGCGCGGCTCCGTCGGGATGACTGGACTCGAACCAGCGACCTTTGGTCCCCCAGACCAACATTCTAACCGGACTGAACTACATCCCGCCTTCAATCGAGGTGCAAATATATCCTATTTTTTATAAAAAAGCAAAAAATAAAAAAGTTCCTGCCGCAAAAGAATCCGTTTTTGGATTGGTTTTTGTTCGTACATCCCTGTCGCACGGAAGGTTGCAGGACACCCATCATGCGGCACCGCAATATTTTACGCAAGGTCTCACACGCAAAATTTCCGCTTATGGCAGAACTCGACGACACCATCCGCAAGAACAACCTGTTTTTCCGGCAGCTCCTCTTCCTGTCGGTACTGATACTGATGGGAGTAGTCATGCTCAGGGAGCTCTCCTTCATAATAGGTTCCTTCCTCGGGGCCATTACGCTCTACATCGTGTTCCGTCCTCTGCAATACCGGCTCATCGACCGGTACCGATGGCGTCCATGGCTCGCCTCGCTGCTGCTCGTGTTTCTCGCACTGCTCGTACTCGCGGGACTGCTTTTCGGCGTATTCCGGGTCGTATCCGCCGAAATCATCAACATCGACTTCAAAAGCCTGCTCTCCGGGCTCGACAACGTGGTGGAGAAGATAAACCGGGAACTGCCGTTCAACCTCATCCCGGCCTCCTACCTATCCGACTCGTCGGCCTACCTGACGAAAGCGGCGGGTTCCATCATCAACACCACGTACAGCTTCGTCATCAACATCCTGTTCACCATCATCATCCTCTATTTCATGCTGGCCAACGCCCGGACGCTGGAGCGCCGCCTCGGCCGCTACAATCCGTTCAAGGGCGACAGCCGTGCAGTGGTGACGAAAGAGGTATCCGATATCATCTACAGCAACGCAGTCGGCATCCCCATCATCATGCTCGGCCAGGGATTGACCGCCGCCCTGATTTACTGGCTCTTCGGAATCCAGCATATCGCCTTTTGGGCCTTCCTTACCGCCATCGCCGGATTGATACCGGTCGTCGGCTCCATCATCGTCAGCGTGCCGCTGGGTATCTCCATCATCATGCAGGGACATCTGTGGCAAGGTATTCTACTGATGCTCTGCGGCATGCTGGTCATCGCCAACGTAGATAACCTCATCAGGATATTCCTCAATAAGAAGATGACCGACACGCATCCGCTGATAGTCATATTCGGCGTCTTCATGGGGATTCCCCTGTTCGGTTTCTGGGGTATCATATTCGGCCCGCTCCTCATATCCATCTTCCTGCTGCTCATAAAGATATACTATCACGAATTCAAACTGATGACACCGCAGGAGATAAAGGAGGAACGGATGGACGAGCTTTCGGCCAAAAGCGGCCAGGGACGCAAGGGGCTGCGATTCGGCAAACGGAGAAAGTGATGCCCGCCGTCGGTCTGCGAAGACGGCTCACTTTATCTGCCGATAGGATACAAGCCAATAATCATCGTCGTATCCTGTCCGGCAGACCGTCATCGTCGAAGTGGAGTACGTCAGGTTGTTGATATAGTTCTTATCCCCCTGTTCGCTGCCATTAAGCAACAGGTACCTCTCATTCAGAAAGTCGTCGAGCTGTGCCGTCTTATCCTTGCCGACGGTAATGTTGGCAGCGACCAGCCGGTTATTGGAGTCGAATTCATACGATTTGAACGAATTCACCGAAGAGACGAGGTCGTACGTCAATACGTTGTTCTCCATCTTGTCCGGCAAACCGAGACGATTGACCACCTGTTCCCGGGTCATGTTCCAGCTCAGGTCTTCCATCGGTTCGTCGTACAGGTCGGAACGCCCCCGGACTGTCACGGAAACCGATGCGTTGTTGGCCGTGATGCGCGTCTGGCCGATTCGCAGACCCGATATGCGTCCCCTCTCCACGGTGGCAACGAATTCGTTGTCGCTGCGCCACGCCACATTATCGGGGTCGCCTGTCTCCACATAGACAATCTGCGTATCGCCCGTACGCATTTCGAGCGCATACTTGTCCAGCGTGATATTGTTGTAATTGCTCTCTTGCTTGCACCCGGCCAGCAGCACTGCGGGCAGTGCTGCCAGCGTCAATACGAACTTTCTCATGCCCATGCCTGATATACGATATTCGTTCTTCATTTTTCTCTGCTTTATCCCTAAGACGCCGGAAACAACCTCTTTGTTGCATACTCCGCCGAAAAAACCTCTTTCCGCAAATTTATCAAATTTTACTTAAAAGCGGGGCGCTTTCCCGTTTTATTGTGCTCCGGCCCGCCGGGGCAGACGGCCGCCAGCGTCCGGACCGATAAAAAGAGCCGCCCCGGTCAGGGAACGGCCCATGCCTGCGTGGCTGTCAGGAGATTATTTGGCGTAACGTTCCTTGTGTTTCTCTATCTGCTTCTTCAGCGCATCTATGGCATTGTCCACCGACTCCTCGAAACTTTTGCTGCGGGCTTCCGCCACCAGGTCGTCACCGGGAACCTCTATCCGGATAATGGCCACCTTGTTACCTTTCTCGTTGTCCTTGTCGAGTTTGAGGATGACATCGGCCCCTGTCGCACGCTCTATGAAACGGTCGAGTTTAGCCATTTTTGCCTCTACGAATTCGATGAGCTTCCTGTCGGCATCGAATTTAACTGCCTGAATCTGTACGTTCATAACTAATCCTCCTAACTTTAAAGCACCCGAAGGCGCCGTTTATCTTTTCGGTACAGGCTTCCGGCCCGACCGGTTCTCTCCTGCAGAGACGGCATCACTTGCGGTTCCCGCGGGGGTGTGCGCCGGCATAAACCTCTTTCAACTGCGCAATGCTGTTGTGGGTATAGACCTGCGTGGCATTCAGGGAACCGTGCCCCAACAACTCCTGTATCTCCCGCAAATCCGCCCCACCGTTCATCAGGTGGGTAGCGAACGTGTGCCGCAGGACGTGCGGACTCCGCTTACCTTGTACTCCGAGCGCCGTCAGCTCCCCGCGCACGATACGGTAAACCTCCGTTCTCGAAATCCGCCTCCCTTGCTCTGTTAAAAATAACGCTTTTTCTCCGGATTTGCAAATATCGTCCCGTTTTATCGCTGCCATATATTCGAACAACCGCCGCCTCAGTTCCGGGACGACGGGCACCATCCTTTCCCGGTCGCCCTTCCCCGTCACATGCAGTTCACGGAACTCCGGACCGAAATCGGTCCGGTCTATCGCAATCAGCTCCGCAAGCCTTATCCCCGTAGCGTACAAAAAGAGTACCACCAATGCGTCGCGCATACTGCGGAAATCCGTCGCCTCCTCCATCTCGGCCGACAATTCGCCGACAAGCGCCGCCATCCGCCCCTCCGGTATAAACGACGGGAGCAGGGCAGGCGTCTTGAGCGACGAGACTTTCGCAAAGGGATTCCCCGCAACAATCCCCTCCCGCAGCAGGTATTTGAAGAAAGAGCTGCAGGCGGAGAGCATCCGGTTGATACTCGACGGCTTCAGCCCGCTTTCCGAAAGCGCCACTATCCACTCTCGAATATCGTCGGCAGTCAGCAGCGACGGGTCGAACGTTCCCTCCTCCGTCCCGAGAAAATCGAGCAGCATCCCGATGTCGCGACGGTAGCTCTTCACCGTATTGGGCGAATAGCGCCTGACGCGCTCTATGTAGGCGAGATATGCTTCCGCGAGGTCGGTCATGACAAAAAAGATTAAACAGAACCCCTGTCGGCACGCTTACGGACGCGAAGCATCCGTAAGAACGCCCCTCTTTTTACAGGATAACGGCAACAGGGGCCGTATATTTCATCCGCCGCGTTTTTTACCGCAGACGCATCAGGGTCGGACGGCTGGTCGTATCTTACGGAAACGCAGCTTTATCACCCCCCAGAACGCTTCTCCGAAGATGCCGCTGCTCATCTTCGACACCCCGGCCGTGCGGTCCATGAAGATGATGGAAACCTCCCGGATACTGAAACCGAGACGCCATGCCGTATATTTCATCTCTATCTGGAAACCGTAGCCTTTCATCTGTACCGCATCGAGGTCGATGGCTTCCAGCACCTCGCGGGAATAGCAGACGAATCCGGCCGTTGCGTCGCGGACGGGCATTCCCGTCACGGTACGCACATACGACGAGGCACAGTAGGACATCAGCAACCGCGACATGGGCCAGTTCACCACGTTCACCCCCTGTATGTAACGCGAACCCACCACGACGTCCGCCCCGCCGAGAGCGGCACGGTAAAGGCGCAGCAGGTCGTCCGGATTGTGCGAAAAGTCGCAGTCCATCTCAAACACGTAGTCGTACCCTTCGGCAAGCGCCCATCGGAAGCCCGTCAGGTAGGCGGTACCCAGGCCGAGTTTGCCGGAACGCTCCAATAGAAAGAGCCTGCCGGGAAACTCCGCCTGTCTGCCGCGCACGATATCGGCCGTCCCGTCGGGCGAGGCATCGTCGATGACGAGCAGGTCGAACGCTTCCGGCAACGAAAAAACCTTGTCAATCATGGCCGACACGTTCTCCCTTTCAAGATAGGTCGGTATTATCACGAGTTTTCGCATGTATGGTCAAGCTATTGGTCAGTTCCCCGAAGACAAACTTACGGAAAATCGCCGGAATAAACGAACGCAAACTCGGGAAATAATACCCGGCCGCCGTTCGACCGGACATCCGCCGCCGGCTCCTTCCGCCGGCCCTCCTCCTCAACGACTCAACAGCCTGCCGTTGTCGTTCCATTCGCCGTAGAGAATCCCCGCACGGGTACATTCGACGAACTTCTCCAGCCTGCGACGGAAAAGTTCCGGTTCCTTCCGTTTTATCCGGATGGTGTCTATCCTTACCCGTCTGTAAAGTTCGGGCAATCCGCAGAAATGTTCCCAGACGACCGGGTCGGCACGCAACGCCCGCAGGATATCCTCGTCCGCGACGAATCCCGCCTGCGTCATATCCGGCAATACGGCACGCCCCGCATCGGTCATCAGCCCCAGCCGCTCCAGCCTCCGGCATCGCTCCTTGTTCAGCTCCGACCAGGCACTGCCCGGACGGCGGGGACACAGCCGCTGCACCGTCGCTCCCGACGGGAGCTTTTTCACCGTGCTGTCAATCCAGCCGAAACACAACGCCTCCTCCACGGCATCCACATACCAGAATGTGCCGTCATCGACCGGCCGACCCCGCCTGACCGCCACCCAGCACTCCTTCTCCCGCCGATGATTCTCCGATAGCCATGCCCGAAGCTCCCGCCGGGACTTCGCATCCAACAGATTCCTTATCTCCATCAACCAAACGCTCTCCGTTTTCCGTCTCCAAAGGTATGGATAATCCGTGAGACCGAAAGAATGCTGTTCCGAAATCGGGGAAGCGGGAGGCTTTCGTGCTGTAAATGGAGCGGAATTGCTTACCTTTGGGAGCGAAAACCAAAGCCTCGTCAAGCAGCAATGACTTTTGAAGTGGAACACAGGGCGGCAGGCAGCGCGGCCCGGGCGGGACGGTTCACCACCGACCACGGAACCGTCGAGACTCCCGTCTTCATGCCGGTCGGCACGGCCGCGAGCGTCAAAGGCGTTTTCCACCGCGACCTGGCCGAAGCGGGAGCGCGCATCATCCTCGCCAACACCTACCATCTCTACCTGCGGCCGGGCATGGAGGTCATCGAAGCGGCGGGAGGCGTCCACCGTTTCTGCACATGGGACAAACCGATGCTGACCGACAGCGGCGGTTTCCAGGTATTCTCGCTCGCGCAGTGCCGCAAGCTGACCGAAGAGGGGTGCCGTTTCAGCTCCCATATCGACGGCTCGCGCCACCTCTTCACCCCCGAAAACGTCATCGACACCCAGCGCACCATCGGAGCCGATATCATGATGGCATTCGACGAATGCCCCCCCGGCGACTCGCCGCGCGACTATGCGGCAAAATCGCTGCTTCTCACCCAACGCTGGCTGGAACGCTGCTTCGAACGCTATGCCGCCACTGCGCCGAAATACGGCCACAGACAGTCGCTCTTCCCCATCGTACAGGGGTGCACCTATCCCGACCTGCGGGCCGGAGCGGCGGAGTTCGTGCAGCAGTTCGGTGCGGACGGCTATGCCATCGGCGGCCTCGCCGTCGGAGAACCCGCCCCGGTGATGTACGAGATGATAGAAATCGTGAACGGCATACTTCCACAGGACAAACCCCGTTATCTGATGGGGGTGGGAACTCCGGTGAACATCCTCGAGGCGATAGACCGCGGCGTGGACATGTTCGACTGCGTGATGCCCACCCGCAACGGACGCAACGGGATGCTCTTCACTTCGGAGGGCATCATCAACATCCGCAACCAGAAGTGGCGCGAGGACTTCTCGCCCATAGACCCCATGGGACACTGCTTCGCGGATACGCTCTACTCGAAAGCCTATCTGCGTCACCTGGCCGTTTCGGGTGAGATGCTGGCGGCGCAAATCGCATCGCTGCACAACATCGCCTTCTACATGTGGCTCGTGGACGAGGCACGGCGGCGCATCGCCGACGGCACTTTCGCGGAGTGGAAACGCGGGATGGTTGTAAAATTGACACGGAGGTTGTAACTTTGGCTTGTTTCCCGGTCGGGAAGCACCTTTTGCGACAAAGGCATGGCAGACAGGAAAAGAATAAAATTCCCCGGATTCAAGATACTCGACGGGTATATCACCCGGAAGTTTCTGGGTACCTATGTGTTCGCCATCGCACTCATCATCGTCATCGTCGTAGTATTCGACGCGGTGGAGAAGATGGACGACTTCATCACCACGAAAGCATCGCTCAAAGCTGTCGCACTGGACTACTACCTCAACTTCATCCCTTACTTCATCAACCAGTTCAGCGGCCTGTTCACCTTCATCGCCGTCATCTTCTTCACCTCGAAAATGGCGTACCAGACGGAAATCATCGCCATCCTTTCGAGCGGCGTCAGCTTCCGCAGACTCATGTGGCCCTATTTCCTTTCGGCCATGCTCATCACGATGCTCTCCCTGAGCCTCAACCTGTGGGTGATACCCAACGCCAACGCCCGGCGAGTGGAGTTCGAACGGCAGCATCTCACCAAAAACGCCTATATCCGCTACGAACGCCACATCTACCGTCAGGTCTACCCGGGCACTTTCGCCTACATCCGCAGTTACAACGGAACGACGGAGAAAGCCTCCTACCTCGCCATCGAGAAGTACGAAGGCAGCCGCATGGTGGCGTCGCTCGAAGCCTCGGACGTGAAATTCAATCCCGACACGAAGCATTGGACAGCAGCGAAATACCTGACGCGCAGCTTCGACGAGAACAACGTGGAGAAACTCGAAAAAAAGGAGAAGCTCGACACCATGATAAACCTCGATGTGCTGGAACTCGGCAAGCTGGAGGACATCATCCAGACCATGAGCATCGGGCAGCTCAACCGGTTCATCGTCGAACAGAAGGCCAAAGGCTCCGACATGGTCTCGATGTTCGAGGTGGAACGGCAAAACCGTTTCGCCTACCCGATGGCTACCTTCGTGCTGACGGTCATTGGCGTCTCGCTCTCCTCCCGCAAGGTGCGGGGCGGGACGGGCCTGCACATCGGCGTAGGTATCGGACTCTGTTTCACCTACATCCTCGTCTGCAAGTTCGCAGCCGAATTCGCCAAAAGCAGCACCTTCTTCTCCCCCATCCTGCTCGTCTGGCTGCCAGACATATTCTACGCCTTCATCGCGCTCTACCTTTACAAGAAAGCGCCGAAATAGTACGGCATCCGGCCCGGAAGTGATAAAATGATACTTCACAAGGGCATTTTGTAAATTTTTGTAGCTAAAAAGGATAACTACACGTAAAAATAGCTACATTTGCAGAATTGGGGGATTACCAATCCGACAGCTAAACAAATTAAAACCAGACATAGGTTCTTTAAATTAACCTCATTCAGACTATGGATATCACGACTGCCCAACTGTCGGGCAAAACACGAGAAGAACACGACCTGATAGGTTACATGCAGGTTCCGGAAGAGTATTACTTCGGCGTGCAGACGATGCGCGGTATGGAGAATTTCCATATCAGCCGCGTAAGGCTCAGCTTTTTCCCGGAAATCATCAAGGCCCTGGCCGACGTGAAAGAGGCCGCCGCACTGGCGAACCGCGACCTGGGACTGCTCGACAAAAAGACTGCCGACGCCATCGTAGAGGCATGCCGCATGGTACGCGACGGCAAGTTCGACGACCAGTTCGTTGTGGACATGGTACAGGGCGGAGCCGGCACCTCCACCAACATGAACGCCAACGAGGTCATCGCCAACATCGCCCTCGAACTGATGGGCCACAAGAAGGGCGAATACAAATACTGCCACCCCAATAACCACGTCAATCTGTCGCAGTCCACCAACGACGCCTACCCTACGGCCATGAAGATAGCCCTCATCCGCAGCATCGCCAAGCTGGAGGACTCCCTCAAACAGCTCGTGGAGGCTTTCCGTGCCAAGGGCGTAGAGTTCGCCGACGTCATCAAGATGGGACGCACGCAGTTGCAGGACGCCGTACCGATGACACTCGGGCAGGAGTTCGAAGCCTATGCAGCGAACCTCTCCGAAGAGATGGAGCGGCTGGAACAGAACTACAAGCTCTTCTATGAGATGAACATGGGTGCCACCGCAATCGGTACGGGTATCAATGCCGACCCGGACTATCCGGCCATCTGCGAAAAGTATCTGCGTGAAATCACGGGCCTGCCGATGGTGGTCGCATCGAACATGATAGAGGCGACGAACGACACCGGTGCATTCGTCATGAACTCCTCGGCGCTGAAACGTCTCGCCGTGAAGCTCTCCAAGATATGCAACGACCTGCGTCTGCTCTCTTCCGGCCCCCGCTGCGGTCTGAACGAAATCAACCTGCCGCCCCGCCAGCCGGGTTCGTCCATCATGCCGGGCAAGGTGAATCCCGTCATTCCGGAAGTCGTGAACCAGGTGGCTTTCCGCGTTATCGGCAACGACCTGACCGTCACGATGGCCGCCGAAGCGGGTCAGCTCGAACTGAACGTCATGGAGCCCATCATCATCCACTGTCTCTTCGAGAGCATCGAAATGCTGGCCAATGCGATGAACACACTGCGCGAGAAGTGCGTGACCGGCATCACGGCCAACAAGGAAGTGTGCCGCAACATGGTGTACAACAGCATCGGGCTCGTTACGGCCCTCAATCCCTACCTCGGCTATGAAACTTCGACCATGCTGGCCAAGGAGGCGCTCAACAGCGGCAAGGGCATCTACGACCTCGTGCTCGAACACAAACTCATGAGCAAGGAGGAGCTCGACAACATCCTGCGTCCGGAGAATATGGTAAAACCCCGGAAGTTCCTCAGGAAGTAACGCCGACCAATCACCTACACAGAGGGGCGGGAAGATGAACTTCCCGCCCCTCTGTGCATTTCAAACAGTCCCCTTCATTCCCGGACTGCGGCAGCCCGGCATGCGGTCGGAAAACGTGCCGCACGGCCTTCTTCATAATACGCCCGCACCCTTCGCGCCACATTGTGCCGCAGGTTGCCGAAATAGATGTTCAGTTCCTGCACATGGTAATTTCCCAGCGGTGCTACGGGGGCTATGGCCGGAATGAAATGCTCCTCCGGAACAAGACCGTCCACGATGAGCGTACAGGAGGCCGTATCGATACGTGCCGTCACGGGTTCCACCTGCCGGGCGACCGTCCCGTCCGGATTGAGGAAAAGCGTACCGAGGTTCTCCTCCGGCCGGGAGGGAAGAGCATCCGTCCGCCAGTTCATCGGATTGATGCAGGCACGGTTTCCCCGAAAGAGCGGAGAGAGCGCAGAGGTATCCGCCACACTGTTGATACATATCACGACACCTGTATCGAGCGAGTCGGCGGCAGGCACGACATACCGCGCTCCCTCCAACTCTCCGTCGGTAATCCGGTACCCGACCACGTAAGCGGCCACCAACCGGCCGTAAAGACTGTCGTTCATCTCCTCCTTCAACAGCTCCAACACGCACCGGGCTCCCTGGCTGTGTCCCGCCAATACGAAAGGCCGGCCCCCGTTGACGTGCTCCAGATAGTAACGGAAAGCCTCCCGTACATCTTCCATCGCCACGGCGAACCTTGCCCCGATAACCGAATCGGGCTCGAACCACGACTCCATGGTAATCTGCCGGTAATAAGGCGCGTAGAAACGGTTGCCTTCGGCGAACACGCGCTCGGCCAGTCTGAGCGGCGCCTGCAGATTGGCACGCTGCACGGTATCGTACACATCCATCTGCCAATGCACGGTGCCGTCGGCATCCGTCCGTCCCCAATTGCAGGTCGGGGCGATGTAAAACACATCGGCATTCTCCGCCGAAGCCGCCGTACCGCCCCGATACCACATGTCGGCCCGACCGTAATCCAATCCGGCCGCTCCCCGTTCCGCCCCTGCTCCCGGCTGGCAGGCGACTGCCGCCAGCAGAAGGAGAGCGAAAAACATGTACCTTCGAATCGTCTTCATCTCTTCTCCTTTTGAAAAAAGCGGGACGACATTACGCCGCCCCGCCGTTCGATGAGTGACAACACTACACTCTTATTTCAGCTTCGGACCTGCGGCGACAAGCGATTTGCCCTCCGCATTGCCGGTAAACTTCTCGAAGTTCTTGATGAACCGGCCGGCAAGGTCTTCCGCTCTCCTGTTCCACTCGGCCGCGTCGGCATAAGTATCGCGCGGGTCGAGAATTGCAGGGTCTACGCCCGGGAGTGCGGTCGGCACCGTAAAGTCGAAATAAGGAATCTGCTTGGTCGGGGCCTTGTCTATCGAGCCGTCGAGGATGGCGTCGATGATGCCGCGTGTATCCCTGATGGAGATACGTTTGCCCGTACCATTCCAGCCGGTGTTCACGAGGTAGGCCTTCGCACCCGATTTCTCCATGCGTTTTACGAGCTCTTCGCCGTACTTGGTAGGGTGAAGCGAGAGGAACGCCGCACCGAAACATGCCGAGAAAGTCGGTGTCGGCTCGGTGATACCGCGCTCGGTACCCGCCAGCTTCGCGGTAAAACCGGAGAGGAAGTAGTATTTCGTCTGCTCCGGAGTGAGGATCGAAACGGGAGGCAGCACACCGAACGCATCCGCCGACAGGAAGATAACACGCTCCGCAGCCGGGCCCTTGGATACGGGCTTCACGATGTTGTTGATGAAGTATATCGGATAGGACACGCGGGTATTCTCGGTCACGCTCTTGTCGGCGAAGTCGATATGCCCCTCCTTGTCCACCGTCACGTTCTCAAGCAGCGCATCGCGCTTGATGGCGTGCCAGATATCCGGCTCGCTCTCCTTGTCGAGGTTGATGACCTTCGCGTAGCAGCCGCCCTCGAAGTTGAACACGCCCTGGTCGTCCCAGCCGTGCTCGTCGTCGCCGATGAGCAGGCGTTTCGGGTCGGTCGAAAGGGTGGTCTTGCCCGTACCCGAGAGGCCGAAGAAGATGGCCGTATTCTTGCCCTCCTTGTCGGTGTTGGCCGAACAGTGCATCGAAGCGATGCCCTTGAGCGGCAGGAGATAGTTCATGTAGGAGAACATGCCCTTCTTCATCTCGCCGCCATACCACGTATTGATGATGACCTGCACCTTTTCGGTCAGGTTGAAGACGACGGCCGTTTCGGAATTGAGGCCGAGCTCCTTATAGTTCGTTACCTTCGCCTTGGAAGCATTCATCACCACGAAGTCGGGTTCGCCGTAGTTCTCCAGCTCCTCTTCGGTCGGACGGATGAACATGTTCTTCACGAAGTGGGCCTGCCATGCCACCTCCATGATGAAACGTATCTTGAGGCGGGTATTCGCATTGGCGCCGCAGAAAGTATCCATCACGAAGAGCTTCTTGTTGGAGAGCTCGTTCGTGGCAATCTTCTTGAGCTCCTTCCACGCCTCCTCGCTCACGGGCTTGTTGTCGTTCTTATACTCGTCGCTGGTCCACCAGATGGTATCGCGCGTCGTGTCGTCCATCACGAAGAACTTGTCCTTGGGCGAACGGCCGGTATATTCGCCGGTCATCACATTCACCGCACCGGTATCGGTCAGTTGGCCCCGTTCGTAACCGGTGAGGGCCGGGTTCATCTCCTCCTCGAAAAGCCGTTCGTACGACGGATTGTACAGTATCTCCGGGGTTCCGGTGATACCATACTTGGTCAAATCAATCTTCTTTGCCATAATCTTCTGTATATTATGTGTTTATGCTATTCTCACCTGTTATATGCGCCTCCGGACACCCGGAACGGTCCGGTCTGCGAATCCGGTTATATAACTCTTTCCCGCCGGAATTATTGTTAGCACACTAACAACGGCGCAAAGATATGGAATAATTCCGTCTTGCGGTACTAATTCCACCGTATAAAATCGACTTTTTTTACCGTACCGGAAACCGGGAATACCTATCTGCATATCTTCCCCCACCGCATAATGACGGCAGCGGCGGCCATTATTACGGTTTTTTTGCTAACTTTCGCACGTTTTTTGTGTTCAGCACCTTACGAAATCGAAACACACCATCATTCCACCCAGAAATGGCCGCATTGTACATCCATATCCCGTTCTGCAAAACGCGCTGCAACTATTGCGATTTTTATAAAAGCACATCCTGTGCCAAAACGGAGGATTACATAGAAGCCCTCGAAAGGGAGATGGAGTACCGGCGCGGCTATTTCGGCGACACCCCGGTAGACACGGTATTCTTCGGCGGGGGTACCCCGTCGCTTCTTCCGCCCGCCCTGCTCCAGCGGCTCATCGACAAGGCCCGCTCGCTCTGGAATCTGGAAGAGGTATCGGAAATCACGGTCGAGGCGAATCCCGACGACATCACCGAACACTATCTGGACGAACTCGCCCGTACCGACATCAACCGGCTCAGTTTCGGCGTACAGTCCTTCATCGACCGTGACCTCAAGCTGCTCGGCAGACGGCACAACGCCCAACAGGCGGTAGAGGCCATCCGGGCGGCCCAGGCAAAGGGGTTCGGCAACATTTCGCTCGACCTCATCTTCGGCATCCCCGGCATGTCGCTCCGCGAGTGGGAAAACAATGTCCTGCGTGCCGTAATACTCGGCGTACAGCACATCTCGGCCTACTGCCTGACCATCTCCGACAACACCGTCTTCGGCGACATGGCGGAGGCGGGAACGCTCATACCTGCCAGCGACGAAATATGTGAGGAGCAGTTCATGATATGCCACCGCATTCTGACCGACAGCGGTTTCTGTCACTACGAAATCTCCAACTATGCCCGCGGCGAAGAGTTCCGCTCGCTGCACAACTGGGCCTACTGGTGCGGCAAAACCTATCTCGGCCTCGGCCCATCGGCCCACTCCTACGATGGGGACCAACGTATCTACTCGGTCAACAACCTCGAAAAGTACATCGACCTGGCCGGTACCGACCGGATATACGGACGGGAAATCCTCTCCCGCATAGACAAGTACAACGAATATATCATGA
Proteins encoded:
- the pckA gene encoding phosphoenolpyruvate carboxykinase (ATP), translated to MAKKIDLTKYGITGTPEILYNPSYERLFEEEMNPALTGYERGQLTDTGAVNVMTGEYTGRSPKDKFFVMDDTTRDTIWWTSDEYKNDNKPVSEEAWKELKKIATNELSNKKLFVMDTFCGANANTRLKIRFIMEVAWQAHFVKNMFIRPTEEELENYGEPDFVVMNASKAKVTNYKELGLNSETAVVFNLTEKVQVIINTWYGGEMKKGMFSYMNYLLPLKGIASMHCSANTDKEGKNTAIFFGLSGTGKTTLSTDPKRLLIGDDEHGWDDQGVFNFEGGCYAKVINLDKESEPDIWHAIKRDALLENVTVDKEGHIDFADKSVTENTRVSYPIYFINNIVKPVSKGPAAERVIFLSADAFGVLPPVSILTPEQTKYYFLSGFTAKLAGTERGITEPTPTFSACFGAAFLSLHPTKYGEELVKRMEKSGAKAYLVNTGWNGTGKRISIRDTRGIIDAILDGSIDKAPTKQIPYFDFTVPTALPGVDPAILDPRDTYADAAEWNRRAEDLAGRFIKNFEKFTGNAEGKSLVAAGPKLK
- the aspA gene encoding aspartate ammonia-lyase, yielding MDITTAQLSGKTREEHDLIGYMQVPEEYYFGVQTMRGMENFHISRVRLSFFPEIIKALADVKEAAALANRDLGLLDKKTADAIVEACRMVRDGKFDDQFVVDMVQGGAGTSTNMNANEVIANIALELMGHKKGEYKYCHPNNHVNLSQSTNDAYPTAMKIALIRSIAKLEDSLKQLVEAFRAKGVEFADVIKMGRTQLQDAVPMTLGQEFEAYAANLSEEMERLEQNYKLFYEMNMGATAIGTGINADPDYPAICEKYLREITGLPMVVASNMIEATNDTGAFVMNSSALKRLAVKLSKICNDLRLLSSGPRCGLNEINLPPRQPGSSIMPGKVNPVIPEVVNQVAFRVIGNDLTVTMAAEAGQLELNVMEPIIIHCLFESIEMLANAMNTLREKCVTGITANKEVCRNMVYNSIGLVTALNPYLGYETSTMLAKEALNSGKGIYDLVLEHKLMSKEELDNILRPENMVKPRKFLRK
- a CDS encoding LptF/LptG family permease, whose protein sequence is MADRKRIKFPGFKILDGYITRKFLGTYVFAIALIIVIVVVFDAVEKMDDFITTKASLKAVALDYYLNFIPYFINQFSGLFTFIAVIFFTSKMAYQTEIIAILSSGVSFRRLMWPYFLSAMLITMLSLSLNLWVIPNANARRVEFERQHLTKNAYIRYERHIYRQVYPGTFAYIRSYNGTTEKASYLAIEKYEGSRMVASLEASDVKFNPDTKHWTAAKYLTRSFDENNVEKLEKKEKLDTMINLDVLELGKLEDIIQTMSIGQLNRFIVEQKAKGSDMVSMFEVERQNRFAYPMATFVLTVIGVSLSSRKVRGGTGLHIGVGIGLCFTYILVCKFAAEFAKSSTFFSPILLVWLPDIFYAFIALYLYKKAPK
- a CDS encoding DUF3089 domain-containing protein, with product MKTIRRYMFFALLLLAAVACQPGAGAERGAAGLDYGRADMWYRGGTAASAENADVFYIAPTCNWGRTDADGTVHWQMDVYDTVQRANLQAPLRLAERVFAEGNRFYAPYYRQITMESWFEPDSVIGARFAVAMEDVREAFRYYLEHVNGGRPFVLAGHSQGARCVLELLKEEMNDSLYGRLVAAYVVGYRITDGELEGARYVVPAADSLDTGVVICINSVADTSALSPLFRGNRACINPMNWRTDALPSRPEENLGTLFLNPDGTVARQVEPVTARIDTASCTLIVDGLVPEEHFIPAIAPVAPLGNYHVQELNIYFGNLRHNVARRVRAYYEEGRAARFPTACRAAAVRE